A region of Streptomyces paludis DNA encodes the following proteins:
- a CDS encoding coiled-coil domain-containing protein, with amino-acid sequence MGGTGSFPDATARPPGPVMDRDEADRALARLEAEHEAIETSLLALQDHAGRRLLEGAELTGTTKDRWTVAERSIALLWTYFDSYTAALHGARETRARRRWPSRDDLVELTETLRGRGVTVAGAAGPAAPGSPALLSEHLTLAELVARMNELYASSLDMVVTADAVWSALPARIDLLAAELRRTLSLAHSVGVRPGEHPAGDDLESITHELATLRAQVVSDPLAFWRPAAGSSAPGGGRPDTERYDRAALALEEVRREIEAVLYVRQDSEQRLLRLRDVLSRADRTLTEARSARGEVLAKIAASEVPAVSGPLTALQERLSTAAEYRRHAQWHRLSPLLESLERDAEDELLRARESLTAVTAPLAVRAELRGRLDAYKAKVARHGMAEDPVLIERYDTARRMLWSAPCDLRVAEEAVLRYQRAAAEILVPRGPGPADRGAGA; translated from the coding sequence ATGGGCGGCACGGGCTCCTTCCCCGACGCGACGGCGAGACCGCCCGGACCGGTGATGGACCGGGACGAGGCGGACCGGGCTCTGGCGCGCCTGGAAGCGGAGCACGAGGCCATCGAGACCTCGCTGCTCGCCCTCCAGGACCACGCGGGCCGCAGGCTCCTCGAAGGCGCCGAGCTGACCGGCACCACCAAGGACCGCTGGACGGTGGCCGAGCGGTCGATCGCCCTGCTGTGGACGTACTTCGACAGCTATACGGCCGCGCTGCACGGTGCCAGGGAGACCCGGGCGCGGCGGCGCTGGCCGAGCCGGGACGATCTCGTGGAGCTGACGGAGACCCTGCGCGGACGCGGGGTGACGGTGGCGGGCGCGGCGGGGCCCGCGGCCCCCGGCAGCCCGGCCCTGCTCTCCGAGCACCTCACCCTCGCCGAGCTGGTCGCCCGGATGAACGAGCTGTACGCGTCCTCGCTGGACATGGTCGTGACGGCGGACGCGGTGTGGTCGGCGCTGCCCGCGCGGATCGACCTGCTCGCGGCGGAGCTGCGGCGCACCCTGTCGCTGGCCCACTCCGTGGGGGTACGGCCCGGGGAGCATCCGGCGGGCGACGATCTGGAGTCGATCACGCACGAGCTGGCCACCCTGCGCGCGCAGGTGGTCTCCGACCCGCTGGCGTTCTGGCGTCCCGCCGCCGGGAGTTCGGCCCCGGGCGGCGGCCGGCCCGACACCGAGCGCTACGACCGGGCGGCGCTCGCCCTGGAGGAGGTGCGGCGCGAGATCGAGGCCGTGCTGTACGTACGCCAGGACTCGGAGCAGCGGCTGCTGCGGCTGCGCGACGTGCTGTCGCGCGCGGACCGTACGCTCACCGAGGCCCGGTCGGCGCGCGGCGAGGTGCTGGCGAAGATCGCGGCGTCCGAGGTGCCCGCCGTCAGCGGTCCGCTGACGGCCCTCCAGGAGCGGCTGTCGACCGCCGCCGAGTACCGCAGACACGCCCAGTGGCACCGGCTGTCGCCGCTGCTGGAGTCGCTGGAGCGGGACGCGGAGGACGAGCTGCTGCGGGCCCGCGAGTCCCTGACGGCGGTCACGGCGCCGCTCGCGGTCCGCGCGGAGCTGCGCGGCCGGCTGGACGCGTACAAGGCGAAGGTCGCGCGGCACGGCATGGCCGAGGATCCGGTGCTGATCGAGCGGTACGACACGGCGCGCCGGATGCTGTGGAGCGCGCCGTGCGATCTGCGCGTCGCGGAGGAGGCGGTGCTGCGCTATCAGCGCGCGGCGGCGGAGATCCTGGTCCCGCGCGGGCCCGGCCCCGCCGACAGGGGGGCCGGCGCGTGA
- a CDS encoding glutamate ABC transporter substrate-binding protein, which translates to MSGPSGTFRTSGRFRGWGGVSAMVAACVLTGTLTLLPLSSVADGEDYAPERISTAVPAAADDCEPQASRVGPSTEDGDAIKAIKARKVPKLIVGIDQSSYRWGYRNPLSKELEGFDIDLAHAIAEEILGDRDAITFRAITTGERVAALEDGTVDLVVRTMSINCERMKEVAFSTAYFATGLQLLAPAGSDITGYDDSLKDKRVCSAQGSTAYNKLQADPQGTAADDLTVPNQLDCLVRLQLGDADAILTDNSLAAGLMAQDPAIERVGEQFQMEYYGVAAKLTNTDLVARVNQALEDYRAGGANSPWMVSYRKWLAAGLPGLTAPPKALYKAG; encoded by the coding sequence ATGTCCGGCCCGTCCGGCACGTTCCGTACGTCCGGCAGGTTCCGCGGCTGGGGCGGGGTCTCGGCGATGGTGGCCGCCTGTGTGCTGACCGGGACGCTGACCCTGCTGCCGCTGTCCTCCGTCGCGGACGGGGAGGACTACGCCCCGGAGCGGATCTCCACGGCGGTGCCGGCCGCGGCGGACGACTGCGAGCCGCAGGCCAGCCGGGTCGGGCCGTCGACCGAGGACGGCGACGCCATAAAGGCGATCAAGGCCCGCAAGGTCCCCAAGCTGATCGTCGGCATCGACCAGAGCAGCTACCGCTGGGGCTACCGCAATCCGCTCAGCAAAGAGCTGGAGGGCTTCGACATCGATCTCGCCCACGCGATCGCCGAGGAGATACTCGGCGACCGGGACGCCATCACGTTCCGGGCGATCACCACGGGCGAGCGGGTCGCCGCGCTGGAGGACGGCACCGTCGACCTCGTCGTCAGGACGATGTCGATCAACTGCGAGCGGATGAAGGAAGTCGCCTTCTCGACGGCCTACTTCGCGACGGGGCTGCAACTGCTCGCCCCGGCCGGCTCGGACATCACGGGCTACGACGACTCGCTCAAGGACAAGCGCGTGTGTTCCGCGCAGGGTTCGACGGCGTACAACAAGCTCCAGGCCGATCCGCAGGGCACGGCGGCCGACGACCTGACGGTGCCCAATCAGCTGGACTGCCTGGTGCGGCTCCAGCTGGGCGACGCCGACGCGATACTGACGGACAACTCCCTGGCCGCCGGGCTGATGGCACAGGACCCGGCGATCGAGCGGGTGGGCGAGCAGTTCCAGATGGAGTACTACGGAGTCGCCGCCAAGCTCACCAACACGGACCTGGTGGCCCGGGTGAACCAGGCCCTGGAGGACTACCGGGCGGGCGGGGCCAACAGCCCCTGGATGGTGTCGTACCGCAAGTGGCTGGCGGCGGGGCTGCCGGGGCTCACGGCACCGCCCAAGGCGCTCTACAAGGCCGGCTGA
- a CDS encoding serine/threonine-protein kinase — protein sequence MSGTNTCQRPGCEGSYEDMGGGELYCDTCGLAPVVAPDGRLSSPPTGLTSGGHGGANSGGDEGRSGRASGRGSGSGDSSRSSSRASSRASSRASSRSSTSRRSVSGRLSRTLAGELSTRSVSVRSSGSSRGSSARNRLGAGLVTVPDVPRPDPRGAVMTNPEVPERKRYCSRSDCGAPVGRSRGDRPGRTEGFCTKCGHPYSFVPKLYEGDVVHGQYEVLGCLAHGGLGWVYLAMDRAVSDRWVVLKGLLDTGDQDAMEAAISERRFLAEIEHSNIVRIYNFVEHLDQRTGSLDGYIVMEYVGGKSLKEIANERRTPSGRRDPLPVEQACAYGIEALEALGHLHSRNLLYCDFKVDNAIQTEGQLKLIDMGAVCRMGDDEAAIYGTVGYQAPEVAEVGPSVASDLYTVARTLAVMTFDFQGYTNVYVDSLPDPANIEVFHRYESFYRLLVRATDPDPARRFSSAQEMAEQLTGVLREVVALQSGLPRPALSTLFGPELRVTDSELFAELTEDVSRLGGRAAAPAGRIGVGRSGGQPKALTTGALERSATGTGTAAESAEPLADGPRLAALDARATSLALPVPLVDPTDPNAGFLAGLMASAPADLLAALASAPADSVERGLRELRARLEMGDPGSAAEVLHSLEEERSDDWRIVWYRAVLSLATGDHETAALSFDAVYDAFPGEPAPKLALGVCAEVLGQLDNAAEYYRLVWTTDPSYVSAAFGLARVQLAAGDRVGAVRSLESVPESSIHYTAARVAAVRARLRQRGLQQAVPAPRAPGAVPEPALIDDLTAAAQQVSALGQFGLDAVRREQLSTEVLGTALDWVLSGSPGVRPAQALLLGSELDERGLRFGLERSYRVLARLAQRGEERIELVERANRFRPRTWV from the coding sequence ATGAGCGGGACGAACACATGTCAGCGCCCCGGCTGCGAGGGCTCGTACGAGGACATGGGCGGCGGTGAGCTGTACTGCGACACCTGCGGGCTGGCTCCCGTGGTCGCGCCCGACGGAAGGCTGTCCTCGCCGCCCACCGGCCTGACGAGCGGCGGGCACGGCGGCGCGAACAGCGGCGGCGACGAAGGCCGTTCGGGCCGGGCGAGCGGCCGGGGCTCGGGGAGCGGGGATTCCTCGCGGTCCTCGTCCCGCGCCTCGTCGCGCGCCTCCTCCCGGGCGTCCTCGCGCTCGTCCACGTCCCGGCGTTCGGTCTCGGGGCGGCTGTCGCGCACGCTGGCCGGGGAGCTGTCGACGCGGTCGGTGTCGGTCCGCAGCTCCGGTTCGTCGCGGGGCTCCTCGGCGCGCAACCGGCTGGGCGCGGGTCTGGTCACCGTGCCGGACGTGCCGCGTCCCGACCCGCGCGGCGCCGTCATGACGAACCCGGAGGTGCCGGAGCGCAAGCGGTACTGCTCGCGCTCGGACTGCGGGGCGCCGGTGGGCCGTTCGCGCGGGGACCGCCCCGGCCGTACGGAAGGGTTCTGCACCAAGTGCGGGCACCCGTACTCGTTCGTGCCGAAGCTGTACGAGGGCGATGTGGTGCACGGCCAGTACGAGGTGCTGGGGTGTCTGGCCCACGGCGGTCTCGGCTGGGTGTATCTGGCGATGGACCGGGCCGTCTCGGACCGCTGGGTGGTCCTCAAGGGCCTGCTCGACACGGGCGACCAGGACGCCATGGAGGCGGCCATCTCCGAGCGCCGCTTCCTCGCCGAGATCGAGCACTCCAACATCGTCCGCATCTACAACTTCGTGGAACACCTCGACCAGCGGACCGGCTCGCTCGACGGCTACATCGTCATGGAGTACGTCGGCGGCAAGTCGCTCAAGGAGATCGCCAACGAGCGGCGCACCCCCTCCGGGCGGCGCGATCCGCTGCCGGTCGAGCAGGCGTGCGCGTACGGTATCGAGGCGCTGGAGGCGCTCGGCCATCTGCACAGCAGGAACCTGCTGTACTGCGACTTCAAGGTCGACAACGCGATCCAGACCGAGGGCCAGCTCAAGCTCATCGACATGGGCGCGGTCTGCCGGATGGGCGACGACGAGGCGGCGATATACGGCACGGTCGGCTATCAGGCGCCCGAGGTCGCCGAGGTCGGCCCGTCGGTGGCCTCCGACCTGTACACGGTCGCGCGCACCCTCGCGGTCATGACGTTCGACTTCCAGGGCTATACGAACGTGTACGTGGACTCGCTGCCCGACCCGGCGAACATCGAGGTCTTCCACCGGTACGAGTCGTTCTACCGGCTGCTGGTGCGGGCGACGGACCCCGACCCGGCGCGGCGGTTCTCCTCGGCGCAGGAGATGGCCGAGCAGCTGACGGGGGTGCTGCGGGAGGTCGTGGCGCTCCAGTCGGGTCTGCCGCGGCCCGCGCTGTCGACGCTGTTCGGTCCGGAGCTGCGGGTGACGGACAGCGAGCTGTTCGCGGAGCTGACGGAGGATGTCTCACGGCTGGGCGGCCGGGCGGCGGCCCCGGCCGGCCGGATCGGCGTCGGCAGGAGCGGTGGACAGCCGAAGGCGCTCACCACGGGCGCTCTTGAGCGTTCAGCCACGGGTACGGGTACGGCGGCGGAGTCGGCGGAGCCCCTCGCGGACGGGCCCCGGCTCGCGGCGCTCGACGCGCGGGCGACCTCGCTGGCCCTGCCCGTACCGCTGGTGGATCCGACCGATCCGAACGCCGGTTTCCTGGCCGGGCTGATGGCCTCCGCGCCCGCCGATCTGCTCGCCGCGCTGGCCTCGGCGCCCGCCGACTCGGTGGAGCGCGGGCTGCGCGAGCTGCGCGCCCGGCTGGAGATGGGCGACCCCGGCTCCGCCGCCGAGGTGCTGCACTCGCTGGAGGAGGAGCGCTCCGACGACTGGCGGATCGTCTGGTACCGGGCGGTGCTCTCGCTGGCGACGGGCGATCACGAGACGGCGGCGCTCTCCTTCGACGCGGTCTACGACGCGTTCCCCGGTGAGCCCGCCCCGAAGCTGGCGCTGGGGGTGTGCGCCGAGGTGCTCGGGCAGCTCGACAACGCCGCCGAGTACTACCGCCTCGTCTGGACGACCGACCCGAGCTATGTCAGCGCCGCGTTCGGGCTCGCCCGGGTGCAGCTCGCCGCCGGTGACCGGGTCGGTGCCGTACGGTCGCTGGAGTCGGTGCCCGAGTCGTCGATCCACTACACGGCGGCGCGGGTCGCCGCCGTACGGGCGCGGCTGCGGCAGCGCGGCCTCCAGCAGGCCGTTCCGGCGCCGCGCGCTCCCGGCGCCGTTCCCGAGCCCGCGCTGATAGACGATCTGACGGCGGCGGCCCAGCAGGTCTCCGCGCTCGGCCAGTTCGGTCTGGACGCGGTGCGGCGCGAGCAGCTGTCGACGGAGGTACTGGGCACGGCGCTGGACTGGGTACTCTCCGGTAGTCCCGGGGTACGGCCCGCGCAGGCGCTGCTGCTCGGCAGTGAACTGGACGAGCGCGGCCTGCGTTTCGGACTGGAACGCTCGTACCGGGTGCTTGCCCGGCTCGCTCAGCGCGGCGAGGAGAGGATCGAACTGGTGGAGCGGGCCAACCGCTTCCGCCCCCGGACGTGGGTGTGA